The Sedimentisphaera salicampi genome includes a region encoding these proteins:
- a CDS encoding type II secretion system protein GspD, with translation MTSRLIFILSAAIFICGCGSESFITDDATEFESKVLLEEASRIDADSSVKNQLPEIYEQEPEIIQTSSGTKVVYFTKNQPPNVLAGLLKNQMKCSANPSSSTNQIIISCKNKAHAEETISFLNSVDVPPVQIKISCLLIEHYADLTMDRETTVHIGELFGTDITLSGKQDGGDYIPNFPGASLREPDRADLSLDLGFENGAIGDSDFVRVVVDMLESRGYLKVMMNPELEVVSGQKATFKSREQVPTIRVITERNREPYNLTEYIWVEDYLEVVPHLYADGTIGVKTKVLMGSKSTPEGVVQQRIISKKGIDIGENRIKPGQSLIIGGFKKAEKVSVIRGFPFLKDIPAVGLLFSSKDFEERAKEITFIITPSISSHGEPYDEMLKKVREKLDDHVTDSEITRIIERMMIDPFQNELEQREVKSLKDEEELKKVKAEINLARRSRELRKLRDQLNELKQRLEFEKSQASEAQKSAEEYQKEIEKVEEITEKLEKTINPEKKKSSKQGGKK, from the coding sequence TTGACTTCGAGGCTCATTTTCATTTTATCCGCAGCGATTTTTATATGCGGCTGCGGAAGCGAGAGTTTCATAACAGACGATGCCACTGAGTTTGAATCGAAGGTTTTATTAGAAGAAGCCTCACGCATCGACGCAGATTCGTCTGTTAAAAACCAATTGCCTGAGATTTACGAACAGGAACCTGAGATTATCCAGACATCTTCAGGCACTAAGGTGGTTTATTTCACAAAAAACCAGCCCCCGAATGTGCTTGCAGGGCTTCTGAAAAATCAGATGAAATGTTCGGCAAACCCCTCCAGCTCCACCAACCAGATCATTATAAGCTGTAAAAACAAGGCTCACGCAGAGGAAACAATAAGCTTTCTCAACAGCGTTGATGTTCCGCCGGTGCAGATAAAGATAAGCTGCCTGCTTATCGAGCATTACGCAGACCTTACGATGGACAGGGAAACCACTGTACACATTGGCGAGCTCTTCGGCACCGATATAACTCTAAGCGGAAAACAAGACGGTGGAGACTATATCCCTAACTTCCCCGGCGCTTCTCTCCGCGAGCCGGACAGAGCCGATTTAAGTCTTGATCTGGGATTCGAAAACGGGGCAATAGGCGATTCAGATTTTGTGCGAGTGGTAGTGGATATGCTCGAATCGAGGGGGTATCTCAAGGTAATGATGAACCCCGAGCTTGAGGTGGTTTCAGGCCAGAAGGCCACATTCAAATCCCGCGAGCAGGTGCCTACAATCCGCGTTATAACCGAAAGAAACAGAGAACCGTACAATCTCACCGAATATATCTGGGTTGAGGACTATCTGGAAGTTGTCCCGCATCTGTATGCAGACGGAACTATAGGCGTTAAAACAAAGGTTCTTATGGGCTCAAAATCCACGCCGGAAGGTGTAGTTCAGCAGAGGATTATTTCCAAGAAGGGCATTGATATCGGTGAAAACCGAATCAAACCCGGCCAGAGCCTTATTATTGGCGGGTTCAAAAAGGCCGAAAAGGTTTCTGTAATCAGAGGCTTCCCCTTCCTCAAAGATATACCTGCCGTGGGGCTTTTATTCTCGAGCAAGGATTTTGAAGAGCGGGCAAAGGAGATTACTTTTATCATTACTCCTTCCATCTCAAGCCACGGCGAACCTTACGACGAGATGCTCAAAAAGGTCAGAGAGAAGCTCGATGACCACGTAACCGATTCGGAAATCACCAGAATCATCGAAAGGATGATGATTGATCCGTTCCAGAATGAGCTCGAGCAGAGGGAGGTAAAATCGCTCAAGGACGAAGAAGAGCTCAAGAAGGTTAAGGCGGAGATAAACCTTGCAAGGCGTTCCCGCGAGCTGAGGAAACTGCGAGACCAGCTTAATGAGCTCAAGCAGAGGCTTGAATTTGAGAAGAGCCAGGCCTCAGAAGCTCAGAAATCCGCCGAAGAATACCAGAAAGAAATCGAAAAGGTTGAAGAAATTACCGAAAAGCTCGAAAAGACAATCAATCCCGAAAAAAAGAAGAGCTCTAAGCAGGGAGGGAAGAAATGA
- the topA gene encoding type I DNA topoisomerase, whose amino-acid sequence MKNLVIVESPAKAKTINKYLGSEFEVKASNGHIRDLPSKGINVDIENGFQPTYDITPGKKKLVGQLRSAAKKCDNVYLATDLDREGEAIAWHLAKVLGVSDEHTYRVVFNAITKNSIRQAFADPGKLDMAKVNAQQARRILDRIVGYQISPLLWKKVAGGLSAGRVQSVAVKIVAEREKEIRAFNPEEYWLIPAVFTTDLDQTSNGQHKYAESWEQLNAGEKKPSRAELADWFEQHNAFKAELARVGGKKFGAKNQQQAEEIFHSLSGQDFTVSSVEKKESKSRPLPPFITSTLQQAASNRSGFGAKRTMRIAQSLYEGVDLGGLGTIGLITYMRTDSTYLSPEALNAGRKYISEQLGADYLPDKPNFYASSKAAQEAHEAIRPTDPSITPQQARPHLSDEQFRLYDLIWRRFIASQMTPAKWFITSVKVCAQAEVGECEFRASGRMLAFDGFTKIWQNRSTEQQLPEMREGQKLAAADLRPEQHFTKPPARYTEASLVKALEKEGIGRPSTYASIISTIQDRKYVEQIDKKLRATDLGIVVTEKLEDFFPEIMDIAFTRQMEENLDGIEEKNNDWVRVLEEFYGPFSSRLEQAKEQMKHAKAETTPSDYNCPDCGAKLEYRFGKNGRFLSCSKYPECKYACPCDSEGKPVKEEKSGHKCPNCGKDMVVKTGRYGKFLGCEDYPKCKTIMKIDKEGNVLPPAPPPEPTGIRCQKCKNGELVVRQSKRGPFLGCNKFPRCRNIISIKMLDRLKELQNEGVWPPDTIEEADEILGRKKTAAKKKTAKKTTKKTTKKSTKKTAKKTAKKTTKKTSAKKKTSE is encoded by the coding sequence AGCTCAGAAGCGCTGCGAAGAAATGCGATAATGTGTATCTTGCCACAGACCTCGACCGCGAGGGTGAGGCGATTGCATGGCATCTGGCCAAGGTTTTGGGCGTTTCGGATGAACATACATACCGCGTTGTTTTCAATGCGATAACGAAAAATTCCATCAGGCAGGCCTTCGCAGATCCGGGTAAGCTGGATATGGCGAAAGTTAATGCCCAGCAGGCAAGGCGAATTCTCGACAGGATCGTGGGCTATCAGATAAGCCCTCTGCTCTGGAAGAAGGTTGCCGGGGGCTTGAGTGCTGGGCGCGTTCAGTCTGTGGCGGTGAAGATAGTAGCCGAGCGGGAGAAGGAGATCCGTGCGTTCAATCCGGAGGAATACTGGCTGATTCCCGCAGTTTTCACCACAGATTTAGACCAGACCAGCAACGGGCAGCATAAATACGCCGAGAGCTGGGAGCAGCTGAATGCCGGCGAGAAGAAGCCCAGCCGCGCTGAGCTTGCAGACTGGTTCGAGCAGCACAACGCCTTCAAGGCCGAGCTTGCCCGAGTTGGCGGGAAGAAATTCGGAGCGAAAAACCAGCAGCAGGCCGAAGAGATATTTCACTCTCTCAGCGGGCAGGATTTCACAGTCAGCAGCGTTGAGAAGAAGGAATCCAAATCACGCCCCCTGCCTCCGTTTATCACATCCACGCTTCAGCAGGCCGCTTCAAACCGCAGCGGCTTCGGTGCAAAACGCACGATGCGTATAGCCCAGAGCCTGTACGAGGGCGTTGACCTCGGCGGACTTGGAACAATCGGCCTGATCACCTACATGCGTACAGACAGCACATACCTCTCGCCCGAGGCGCTCAATGCAGGGCGAAAGTATATCAGCGAGCAGCTCGGGGCTGATTATCTGCCCGATAAGCCGAATTTCTACGCCTCCAGCAAGGCCGCCCAAGAGGCGCACGAGGCAATACGCCCAACAGACCCGTCAATAACCCCGCAGCAGGCAAGGCCGCACTTGAGCGACGAGCAGTTTAGGCTCTACGACCTTATCTGGCGGAGATTTATCGCCTCACAGATGACGCCCGCAAAGTGGTTCATTACGTCTGTAAAGGTATGCGCGCAGGCGGAGGTTGGCGAGTGTGAATTCAGGGCTTCCGGAAGGATGCTCGCATTCGACGGGTTCACGAAGATTTGGCAAAACCGTTCCACAGAGCAGCAGCTTCCCGAGATGAGAGAGGGCCAGAAGCTCGCAGCGGCTGATCTAAGGCCCGAGCAGCACTTCACAAAGCCGCCTGCAAGATACACCGAGGCCTCGCTTGTGAAGGCTTTGGAGAAGGAAGGCATCGGCCGGCCGAGTACGTATGCATCGATCATCTCCACCATACAGGACAGGAAATACGTGGAGCAGATAGACAAGAAGCTCCGCGCCACCGACCTCGGGATTGTGGTAACAGAGAAGCTCGAAGACTTCTTCCCGGAGATTATGGACATCGCATTCACCCGTCAGATGGAGGAAAACCTCGACGGAATCGAAGAGAAAAACAACGACTGGGTGAGGGTGCTGGAGGAGTTTTACGGGCCTTTCAGCAGCCGGCTTGAGCAGGCGAAGGAACAGATGAAACACGCCAAGGCCGAAACCACCCCCAGCGATTACAACTGCCCCGATTGCGGGGCGAAGCTCGAATACCGCTTCGGGAAGAACGGCAGATTCCTTAGCTGTTCGAAGTATCCGGAGTGTAAATATGCCTGTCCGTGCGACTCTGAGGGCAAGCCTGTGAAGGAGGAAAAGAGCGGACACAAATGCCCGAACTGCGGCAAGGATATGGTTGTGAAAACCGGACGCTACGGCAAGTTCCTCGGCTGCGAGGACTACCCGAAATGTAAAACGATTATGAAGATTGATAAGGAAGGCAACGTGCTTCCGCCCGCCCCGCCGCCGGAGCCGACGGGGATCAGATGCCAGAAGTGCAAGAACGGCGAGCTTGTGGTGCGGCAGAGCAAACGCGGGCCGTTCCTCGGGTGCAACAAGTTTCCAAGGTGCCGGAATATAATCAGCATCAAGATGCTTGATAGGCTCAAAGAGCTTCAGAACGAGGGCGTTTGGCCGCCTGATACAATCGAAGAGGCTGATGAGATCCTCGGCAGGAAGAAAACCGCCGCAAAGAAAAAAACAGCCAAAAAAACAACGAAGAAAACAACCAAGAAATCAACGAAGAAAACAGCCAAGAAGACCGCTAAAAAAACAACAAAAAAGACTTCTGCTAAGAAGAAAACTTCAGAGTAG
- a CDS encoding DUF547 domain-containing protein — translation MNFKILSIIVLLAGFLQAAEKTDAPKDPNSLNQLAEKPAEPGPNETFSKVLKPSFVNSKGEVDYAKVRRQKNDILDVLRWMRRLEVEDFLVWEDEQKAAFWINAYNICVIKTVFDHYPIEASRIKMIFYPAESIMQIDDPFTDKYYAVMGNEYNLSDMEKNAVDVYGDPKVLLALSQAAVSSPKLRNEPYTGWKLEKMLDEQVKQTLLRDDFVDPDHKAKELAVSRLFKEKSEYFHEHYFTRTRLKTRDESIRGVLNFIFTHKPDANWIVYKNPEFDVKYSYFDWRLNDAKISD, via the coding sequence ATGAATTTTAAAATTCTTTCAATAATTGTCCTGCTCGCCGGCTTTCTGCAGGCAGCAGAAAAGACCGATGCGCCCAAAGACCCAAACTCGCTCAACCAGCTCGCCGAGAAGCCCGCAGAACCCGGGCCGAACGAGACCTTCAGCAAAGTTCTCAAGCCCTCGTTTGTAAACAGCAAAGGCGAGGTGGACTATGCGAAGGTTAGAAGGCAGAAGAACGACATCCTGGATGTTTTGAGATGGATGAGGCGGCTCGAGGTGGAAGATTTTCTCGTTTGGGAAGACGAGCAGAAGGCCGCTTTCTGGATTAATGCCTATAACATCTGTGTTATCAAAACGGTTTTCGACCATTATCCCATTGAGGCCTCCAGAATCAAAATGATCTTCTACCCTGCAGAAAGCATAATGCAGATTGATGATCCGTTCACGGATAAGTATTATGCTGTTATGGGCAATGAATACAATCTCAGCGATATGGAAAAAAATGCAGTTGATGTTTACGGCGATCCGAAGGTGCTTCTCGCCCTTTCTCAGGCCGCAGTGAGCTCCCCTAAGCTCCGCAATGAGCCATATACCGGCTGGAAGCTGGAGAAAATGCTCGATGAGCAGGTGAAGCAAACCCTGCTGAGAGATGATTTCGTTGACCCTGACCATAAGGCGAAAGAGCTTGCTGTTTCAAGGCTTTTCAAAGAGAAATCGGAATATTTCCACGAACATTACTTCACAAGAACGCGGCTGAAAACCAGAGACGAATCTATCAGGGGCGTACTGAATTTCATCTTCACGCATAAGCCCGATGCGAACTGGATTGTTTATAAAAACCCTGAATTCGATGTAAAATATTCCTACTTCGACTGGCGTCTCAATGACGCAAAGATCAGTGATTGA
- a CDS encoding replication-associated recombination protein A → MDELFKKQEEERILSNAPLAVRMRPENLDEFAGQSHFAGEGKLLRRMLDAGSLTSVLFYGPPGTGKTSLARVIANTINAHFEYLNAPSASVKDVRSITERAKSRLINSKAKTILFLDEIHRFSRTQQDSLLSEVEHGIIILIGATTENPFFSVNGPLISRSTLFEFKPLSEDDIKKLLERAMKDNRRGLGDTNLSISKDAINFIAEICDGDARRSLNALEVAVLSKKTGSGEVSLEDVRESVQKKQVAYDRKGDSHYDIASALQKSIRGSDPDAAVYWLARMIAGGEDVRFIARRAAVCAAEDIGNADPFATVLAASVVQVAEFVGLPEAQLPLSQLVTYLACAPKSNASAKAVWEAVADVENGRIADVPQNLKDTHYKGSKSLGRGMDYKYPHDYPGGIVPQNYSGLDQRKQYYNPADSGREKKIREILERNRAILDSNHQ, encoded by the coding sequence ATGGATGAATTGTTCAAAAAGCAGGAAGAAGAAAGAATCCTCTCCAATGCACCTCTTGCGGTTCGGATGAGGCCTGAGAATTTAGACGAATTTGCAGGTCAGAGCCATTTCGCCGGCGAGGGGAAGCTGCTGCGGCGTATGCTTGATGCAGGCAGTCTAACGAGTGTTTTATTTTACGGGCCTCCGGGAACCGGCAAGACGAGCCTCGCAAGGGTGATAGCGAATACGATAAACGCCCATTTCGAATACCTCAACGCCCCTTCTGCCTCCGTTAAAGACGTTCGCAGCATAACAGAGCGGGCAAAAAGCAGGCTCATAAATTCTAAGGCGAAAACTATCCTCTTCCTCGATGAAATACACCGTTTCAGCCGCACCCAGCAGGACAGCCTGCTCAGCGAGGTGGAGCATGGAATCATAATCCTAATCGGAGCCACTACGGAAAATCCGTTTTTCTCGGTAAACGGCCCGCTCATCAGCCGAAGCACCCTTTTTGAATTCAAGCCCCTCTCAGAAGACGATATCAAAAAGCTTCTGGAACGTGCGATGAAGGATAATCGCCGCGGACTCGGCGATACGAATCTATCAATCTCGAAAGACGCAATCAATTTTATCGCAGAGATTTGCGATGGAGATGCCAGACGGAGCCTGAATGCCCTTGAGGTTGCGGTTTTGAGCAAAAAAACCGGCTCCGGCGAGGTATCGTTAGAGGACGTGCGGGAATCCGTGCAGAAAAAGCAGGTGGCCTACGACCGCAAGGGCGATTCGCATTACGATATCGCAAGCGCCCTGCAGAAGAGCATACGCGGCTCGGATCCGGATGCCGCTGTTTACTGGCTCGCGAGGATGATTGCCGGCGGCGAGGATGTCCGCTTTATTGCTCGTCGTGCGGCGGTATGTGCGGCTGAGGATATCGGCAATGCAGACCCTTTCGCCACAGTGCTGGCGGCCTCGGTTGTGCAGGTGGCGGAGTTTGTGGGGCTGCCTGAGGCTCAGCTTCCGCTTTCACAGCTTGTAACGTATCTGGCCTGCGCCCCCAAATCCAACGCCTCTGCCAAGGCAGTGTGGGAGGCGGTGGCTGATGTTGAAAACGGCAGGATAGCTGATGTCCCCCAGAACCTCAAGGACACCCACTACAAGGGCTCTAAATCCCTCGGCCGCGGAATGGACTACAAATACCCCCACGACTACCCTGGGGGAATTGTGCCCCAGAACTACTCGGGCTTAGATCAGAGAAAACAATATTACAACCCAGCAGACTCCGGCAGGGAGAAAAAGATTCGCGAAATCCTCGAGAGAAACAGGGCGATCCTCGATTCGAATCACCAATAA
- a CDS encoding aryl-sulfate sulfotransferase, with product MDKLLKLGLFLLPLLLLAGCRESWLEDSHDPLYFTSRPEVMQNPNKSVPLAAILKFETNHPVTSRVFLSDGECQREIIFENDQTYRKSLPIVELCPDRDYTLVVEAQDKIGQKINSKVMNYQSPPLPGGSEKFPRITNQVFDEYAVEPGLILFNPRRRIPTNSETLQGSEREDFNKNFGLLTAVNSEGELAWYYKADSRISDFRFIENGHIVYITQDNRLVEIDLLGNIVNQWYAKGRPEGEGEGVAVDTLTFHHSVKQLENGNFLILGTDRRRIENYYTSSKDPDAPREPQWVMGDEIIEFDRWGKVHWRWNAFEHLDTHRIGYMTFSGYWERRGWPDTLDWTHANSASFLQNEKAVLLNLRHQSAVLKIDKTSKDIEWIAGEHSGWPEEMKNKLLTLKGSERWFWHQHAPELTPEGNLLVFNNDNFRARPFDKPAPPAEIRSCAQEYRIDEENKTITKIWSSRKADDQVLPSFAMGSAAALPETGNVLAGYGLMFRKEDLKEASWDTRRQYIGTTQIREYTRRPETRLVRKITLTARDSSSGIGWSLYGARNVKSLYKGK from the coding sequence ATGGATAAATTACTAAAGCTTGGTCTGTTTTTACTGCCATTGCTTCTTCTTGCCGGCTGCAGAGAGAGCTGGCTTGAAGATTCACACGACCCGCTTTATTTCACTTCCAGGCCGGAGGTGATGCAGAATCCGAATAAATCCGTACCTCTGGCAGCGATTCTGAAATTTGAAACCAATCACCCTGTTACCTCACGCGTGTTTCTCAGCGACGGGGAATGCCAGCGTGAGATAATATTCGAGAACGACCAGACATACAGAAAAAGCCTTCCGATAGTGGAGCTCTGTCCGGACAGAGATTACACCCTCGTGGTTGAGGCGCAGGATAAAATCGGCCAGAAGATAAACTCGAAAGTGATGAATTATCAAAGCCCGCCCCTGCCCGGAGGGAGCGAAAAGTTTCCAAGAATAACTAATCAGGTGTTTGATGAGTATGCTGTTGAGCCCGGATTGATTCTTTTCAACCCTCGAAGGAGAATACCAACTAATTCCGAGACGCTTCAGGGCAGTGAAAGGGAGGATTTCAACAAGAATTTCGGCCTTCTGACAGCAGTGAACAGCGAAGGCGAGCTGGCTTGGTATTATAAAGCCGATTCACGCATCAGCGATTTCAGGTTTATAGAAAACGGCCATATTGTCTATATCACTCAGGACAACCGGCTCGTGGAGATAGATCTCTTGGGCAATATCGTAAATCAGTGGTATGCAAAGGGAAGGCCTGAAGGCGAGGGCGAAGGCGTAGCTGTGGATACGCTTACATTCCATCACAGCGTTAAACAGCTCGAAAACGGCAATTTCCTCATTCTCGGGACAGACCGCCGGCGAATCGAAAACTACTACACAAGCTCAAAAGACCCCGATGCCCCAAGAGAGCCGCAGTGGGTGATGGGGGATGAGATAATCGAATTCGACCGCTGGGGGAAAGTGCATTGGAGATGGAACGCTTTCGAACATCTGGACACTCATCGTATTGGATATATGACCTTCAGCGGATACTGGGAGCGAAGAGGCTGGCCGGATACCTTGGACTGGACGCACGCAAACAGCGCAAGCTTTCTGCAAAATGAAAAGGCTGTGCTGCTGAATCTAAGACACCAAAGCGCCGTATTGAAGATAGACAAAACCTCCAAGGACATTGAATGGATAGCAGGGGAACACTCCGGCTGGCCGGAAGAAATGAAAAACAAACTCCTCACCCTCAAGGGCTCTGAGAGGTGGTTCTGGCATCAGCACGCTCCCGAATTGACTCCGGAGGGTAATCTGCTTGTGTTTAACAACGATAATTTCCGTGCCCGGCCATTCGACAAACCCGCCCCGCCGGCAGAGATTAGAAGCTGCGCTCAGGAATACCGAATTGATGAGGAAAATAAAACGATAACAAAAATCTGGTCTTCAAGGAAGGCCGATGATCAAGTGCTTCCAAGCTTTGCTATGGGAAGCGCTGCCGCGCTGCCTGAAACAGGGAATGTCCTTGCAGGATACGGACTTATGTTCCGCAAAGAGGACTTGAAAGAGGCCTCTTGGGACACAAGGAGGCAGTATATAGGAACAACGCAGATTCGTGAATATACCCGAAGGCCGGAGACGAGGCTGGTGCGAAAGATTACTCTTACAGCAAGAGACAGCAGCAGCGGAATCGGATGGAGCCTGTATGGGGCGAGGAATGTTAAGAGCCTTTATAAAGGCAAATAA
- a CDS encoding AEC family transporter — protein sequence MNAEALQHILNIISPIFIMIGLGAALKAWNFITDDLAEGLNKLVFWVGIPVFLFYKIAAAEKSFSDVLNLYYVVMIGVGVSILAALLLSLVLKLDRPSKAAFLQGSFRGNILFIGLPLAVFTFADQGAGKIEEIEELVLLSISLLTPSFNLIAIFLLVSTTSKIDIAFPARVVKRLIKNPIIISVLCGLAYAQVFDSIPLPVERSCRIIGQMTLPLAILSIGANIVASRGASDFNTAFLASLIKVAVGPAAGFAAIYFLFDMQYEQQVIAMLLLACPTAVSSFVIAEQLGANKNLAAAIIVVSSILAAGSTAGVLYLLQ from the coding sequence ATGAACGCAGAAGCCCTGCAGCATATTCTGAATATCATATCGCCCATATTTATAATGATAGGGCTCGGCGCGGCTCTGAAGGCGTGGAACTTTATCACCGACGACCTCGCAGAAGGGCTCAACAAGCTTGTGTTCTGGGTTGGCATACCGGTATTTCTCTTCTACAAGATTGCCGCTGCGGAAAAGAGCTTTTCGGACGTGCTGAATCTCTACTATGTGGTGATGATAGGGGTTGGCGTTTCGATTCTCGCAGCGCTTCTGCTGTCGCTTGTTCTCAAGTTGGACAGGCCATCGAAAGCGGCTTTCCTTCAGGGCTCGTTCAGAGGCAACATACTCTTTATCGGCCTGCCGCTCGCTGTTTTTACGTTTGCCGATCAGGGAGCTGGCAAGATCGAGGAGATTGAGGAGCTTGTGCTTTTGTCTATCTCGCTGCTCACTCCGAGCTTCAATCTGATTGCGATATTCCTGCTTGTTTCCACAACCTCAAAGATTGACATCGCCTTCCCTGCGAGGGTAGTGAAGCGGCTTATCAAGAATCCGATTATCATTTCTGTGCTTTGCGGGCTGGCCTACGCTCAGGTGTTCGATTCGATACCTCTGCCTGTGGAGCGGAGCTGCCGGATTATCGGGCAGATGACCCTCCCGCTTGCGATCCTCTCGATCGGTGCGAATATTGTGGCCTCGAGGGGGGCTTCGGATTTCAATACCGCATTCCTTGCGTCTTTGATAAAGGTGGCAGTAGGGCCGGCAGCCGGCTTCGCTGCGATATACTTCCTGTTTGATATGCAGTATGAACAGCAGGTGATAGCGATGCTCCTGCTGGCCTGCCCAACGGCTGTAAGCTCGTTTGTGATTGCTGAGCAGCTCGGGGCGAATAAGAATCTCGCCGCTGCGATTATTGTGGTTTCCAGCATCCTCGCCGCCGGCTCCACGGCCGGTGTGCTGTATCTGCTTCAGTAG
- a CDS encoding YkgJ family cysteine cluster protein: MGKKNQMPDDMDESCKNCEGLCCRYIALPIDNPETEKDFDDIRWYLCHENISVFVEDGQWYVSFSTPCRYLCPETSMCLNYKDRPQICRDFDSESCEFNQDEYGYELHFKNDKELREYMKVKFENNLTSRGRKNRKNKKKDKTE, encoded by the coding sequence ATGGGGAAAAAGAACCAAATGCCCGACGATATGGACGAGAGCTGCAAAAACTGCGAAGGGCTTTGCTGCCGATATATCGCTCTGCCTATAGATAATCCCGAAACCGAAAAAGATTTCGATGATATAAGATGGTATCTCTGCCACGAAAACATCAGCGTGTTTGTGGAGGATGGGCAGTGGTATGTGAGCTTCAGCACGCCGTGCAGGTATCTCTGCCCGGAAACGAGTATGTGCCTGAACTATAAGGACAGGCCGCAGATATGCAGAGATTTCGATTCAGAAAGCTGCGAGTTCAATCAGGATGAATACGGCTACGAGCTGCATTTCAAGAACGATAAAGAGCTGCGGGAATATATGAAAGTGAAATTCGAGAACAATCTCACCTCCCGCGGGCGTAAGAATAGGAAGAATAAGAAGAAGGACAAAACCGAATAA